From a region of the Thermoplasmata archaeon genome:
- the queC gene encoding 7-cyano-7-deazaguanine synthase QueC — MKVVSLLSGGLDSTTVTAYALSKHYDVFPLTFLYGQRHKKELDSAKKVADFYKLPLKIIKLDLRAIGGSALTSNIPVPQQRDIDDMSNEIPVTYVPARNTIFLSYALGFAEVINAKKIFIGANAIDYSGYPDCRPEYFREFNKLANLATKTGVEGSKIKIEAPLLNMSKAEIIKLGTKLKVPYNLTWSCYEGKKKACGKCDSCLLRLKGFMEAGKQDPIDYAYYPDFYIKYVRQK, encoded by the coding sequence ATGAAAGTAGTTAGTTTATTGTCAGGAGGACTAGATAGCACTACTGTTACGGCTTATGCCTTATCTAAACATTATGATGTGTTTCCCTTAACTTTTTTATATGGGCAGAGGCATAAGAAAGAACTAGATAGTGCAAAAAAAGTGGCTGATTTTTATAAGTTGCCTTTGAAAATCATAAAACTAGATTTGCGTGCAATTGGAGGTAGTGCTTTAACCTCAAATATTCCAGTACCGCAGCAAAGAGATATTGATGATATGTCTAATGAGATCCCTGTCACCTATGTTCCAGCAAGAAATACAATATTTTTATCATATGCTTTAGGCTTTGCAGAAGTTATAAATGCTAAAAAAATATTTATCGGAGCTAATGCAATAGACTACTCCGGATATCCAGATTGCAGACCTGAATATTTCAGAGAATTTAATAAACTTGCAAATCTTGCAACCAAAACCGGAGTTGAAGGATCTAAGATAAAAATTGAGGCCCCTTTATTAAACATGAGCAAGGCGGAGATAATAAAACTCGGAACCAAGTTAAAGGTTCCTTACAACCTTACCTGGTCATGTTATGAAGGTAAGAAAAAAGCTTGCGGTAAATGCGATTCTTGTTTATTAAGACTTAAAGGATTTATGGAAGCCGGCAAGCAAGATCCTATCGATTATGCTTACTACCCAGATTTCTATATAAAATATGTGAGGCAAAAATGA
- a CDS encoding 6-pyruvoyl tetrahydropterin synthase family protein: protein MMLELNGWDLNLRFSASHFIPFHGKCSRLHGHDYGVIVRIYGSINDKYMLMDFIEIKQILRDLLETIDHRVLIPKKSDFMNVQIIEDRVIVSFSDKEYVFPVGDVALLDLNVTTAESLSEYILDKLIAKNIFGSNIEKVELGIEEGKGQGAYTSKNIKSGKK from the coding sequence ATGATGTTAGAGTTAAATGGTTGGGATCTTAATCTGAGATTTTCTGCTTCTCATTTTATACCTTTCCATGGCAAGTGCTCTAGATTACACGGACATGATTACGGAGTAATAGTTAGAATATACGGTAGCATAAACGATAAATATATGTTGATGGATTTTATAGAAATAAAACAAATACTGAGAGATTTACTAGAAACCATCGATCATCGTGTACTTATTCCGAAAAAATCAGATTTTATGAATGTTCAGATTATAGAGGATCGCGTGATTGTATCATTCTCTGACAAAGAATATGTTTTTCCTGTTGGAGATGTAGCGCTATTAGACTTGAATGTCACTACTGCTGAATCTTTATCAGAGTATATACTAGATAAATTAATTGCCAAAAACATATTTGGTTCTAATATTGAAAAGGTAGAGTTAGGTATAGAAGAGGGAAAAGGACAGGGCGCGTATACCTCTAAAAATATTAAAAGTGGAAAAAAATGA
- a CDS encoding ROK family protein codes for MIKKHQKNIILGFEIGASKIIGILGDLSGTINKKVYEKTEHGETISILISQLWKLKNKIVSEKEYEEVNYISITFPGIINEGTIVYSPNLPNLANVKFSELLESKFHKKIYIENDANSQALAQKIFGRNHISNFVYIAVGSGIGGAIIINDKLYKGYNGWAGEFGHTVIMTDGPLCGCNRKGCVEALASGFSITRRAKEKLPDKRSILNTISLRELDAKAIFNAKKAGDKLATEIVEETAKYMAIFIANIINILDPEAIVMGGGVTKNNADFIKLIREKVKTELGYYRRDVKISIASEKLIEKAPIATVRYFKELQ; via the coding sequence ATGATAAAAAAACATCAAAAGAACATAATACTAGGGTTTGAAATTGGTGCCAGCAAAATAATTGGAATTTTAGGGGATCTTAGTGGGACCATTAACAAAAAAGTTTATGAAAAAACAGAACATGGAGAAACAATAAGCATATTAATTAGTCAATTATGGAAACTTAAAAATAAAATAGTTAGTGAGAAAGAATATGAAGAAGTGAACTACATAAGCATTACTTTTCCCGGAATCATAAATGAAGGAACGATTGTATATTCCCCAAACTTACCAAATCTAGCCAATGTAAAATTTTCAGAACTATTAGAATCTAAGTTTCACAAAAAGATATACATCGAAAATGATGCAAATTCACAGGCTCTAGCACAGAAGATATTTGGAAGAAATCATATAAGTAATTTTGTATATATAGCAGTTGGATCTGGTATTGGAGGTGCAATAATTATAAATGATAAGTTATACAAGGGATACAATGGTTGGGCGGGGGAGTTTGGACATACGGTCATTATGACAGATGGACCATTGTGCGGTTGTAACAGAAAAGGGTGTGTGGAAGCACTTGCTTCAGGGTTTTCTATAACAAGGAGAGCAAAAGAAAAACTGCCAGATAAGAGATCTATATTAAATACTATATCATTAAGAGAATTAGATGCAAAAGCAATATTTAATGCTAAAAAAGCAGGAGATAAACTTGCAACAGAGATTGTTGAAGAAACTGCTAAATACATGGCAATTTTTATTGCAAACATAATAAATATATTAGATCCAGAAGCAATTGTAATGGGTGGTGGAGTTACAAAGAACAATGCTGATTTTATAAAACTGATAAGAGAGAAAGTTAAAACAGAACTAGGATATTATAGAAGGGATGTAAAAATAAGCATAGCAAGTGAAAAGTTGATTGAGAAAGCACCAATTGCAACAGTAAGATATTTTAAGGAATTACAATAA
- a CDS encoding DUF2240 family protein — protein MIERFKEIIYIVSKKLDKKELTESDFKKSLVYDRQWLSPDHLKKFLDICLEIRLLQKDNDTYVPTFSFKDIQVTLDTKISDKDIDDYKPPTIQKDIFIEILEYIEQKVAMQRNEIVKNVNKIKGKMRFVTIEIAALIYAKDLNLDISKFLDPVKDKILSGIK, from the coding sequence ATGATAGAGAGGTTTAAAGAAATAATATACATAGTTTCAAAGAAACTAGATAAAAAAGAGCTGACCGAGTCTGATTTTAAAAAAAGTCTGGTATACGATAGACAATGGCTTAGCCCAGACCATCTCAAAAAGTTTTTGGACATATGTTTAGAAATCAGATTATTGCAAAAAGATAACGATACTTATGTACCTACATTCTCTTTCAAGGATATACAGGTGACATTAGACACAAAGATAAGTGATAAAGATATTGATGACTATAAACCACCAACAATCCAGAAAGATATTTTTATAGAAATACTGGAATATATAGAGCAAAAAGTAGCAATGCAGAGAAACGAAATTGTAAAAAATGTGAATAAAATCAAGGGAAAAATGAGATTTGTAACCATAGAGATTGCAGCACTAATTTATGCAAAAGATTTAAATTTGGATATATCTAAATTTTTAGACCCTGTGAAAGATAAGATTTTGAGTGGTATAAAATGA